Proteins encoded together in one Nostoc sp. PCC 7524 window:
- a CDS encoding penicillin acylase family protein translates to MKNARKRWLSKGLKTGVIILLVLGLLFISFLGYTIQRSFPVENGAIALNEIQAEVTVQRDKWGVPHIYASNSHDLFMAQGYIHAQDRFWQMDFWRHIGSGKLAEMFGAAQLDTDKYLRTLGWARVAQQEIQQMDAEMKANLQAYADGVNAYLQEHQGSALSLEYAVLQLLNPVYKPEPWQPLHSLTWGKVMAYDLGRNFQNEIERTILLKTLTPEQVEELFPPYPQDLPVILPDWKIGITKPAIAPQPVIPKVAEIAPKLAAITQPMLALEKLIGNTGVGIGSNNWVISGKRTATGKPILANDPHLAVQIPSIWYEVGLHCKIKNAECPYNVTGFSFAGMLGVIVGHSDRVAWGVTNVQSDVMDLYIEKINPDNPNQYQVNGKWVEMQLIPEIIQVAGSQPIVHTVRYTRHGPILSDVSPNLQQFSQNQSANIPQNYAVALRWTALEPTRLVYSIPQINRAQNWPEFRQAASNFDVPAQNLVYADVDGNIGYQMPGKFPIRAKGNGRYPVPGWTDEYEWQGYINFEKLPYSFNPPQGYIATANNLVASEYPDLITTDWVYGYRAKRILEMISQHHQPLSLADVQKIQGDNLNLNAQNIVPFIQAISFNIPRLKAANKLLKDWDLQLGMSSPAAALFEVFWKHLLADTFHDQLPLEYLPDGSDRWYAVMQNLIQQPNSIWWDNRNTSPVENRDKILQQALIEAVDELESIQGKNPQAWNWGKLHTITFRNATLGKSGVAPIEALFNRGAFTTSGNGETVNANRWRANKSFEVTDIPSLRMIVDLGNLDNSLAIHTPGQSGHAFHQHYADMINPWRNIKYHPMLWEQKTVAAKAKATLRLTPKWGK, encoded by the coding sequence ATGAAAAATGCAAGAAAACGTTGGTTGTCTAAGGGACTAAAAACAGGTGTAATTATACTGTTAGTGCTGGGGTTATTATTCATATCATTTTTGGGTTATACCATACAGCGTTCTTTTCCTGTGGAAAATGGAGCGATCGCCCTCAATGAAATTCAAGCCGAAGTTACAGTTCAAAGGGATAAATGGGGTGTACCTCATATCTATGCAAGCAACTCCCATGATTTATTTATGGCGCAAGGTTATATCCATGCCCAAGATCGCTTTTGGCAAATGGATTTTTGGCGACATATCGGTTCTGGAAAACTAGCCGAAATGTTTGGTGCTGCCCAATTAGATACTGATAAATATCTGCGAACCCTAGGATGGGCAAGGGTTGCACAGCAAGAAATCCAGCAAATGGATGCAGAGATGAAAGCGAATTTGCAAGCCTATGCTGATGGTGTGAACGCTTATCTACAAGAGCATCAAGGCAGTGCTTTAAGTTTAGAATATGCGGTACTGCAATTATTGAATCCTGTCTACAAACCTGAACCTTGGCAACCGCTACATTCTCTGACTTGGGGTAAGGTGATGGCTTATGATTTGGGCAGAAATTTTCAGAATGAAATTGAACGTACCATCTTGTTAAAAACCCTTACCCCTGAACAAGTGGAGGAACTTTTTCCGCCATATCCCCAAGATTTGCCTGTGATTTTACCGGATTGGAAAATCGGAATTACAAAGCCAGCGATCGCACCGCAACCAGTGATCCCCAAGGTGGCAGAAATTGCCCCAAAATTAGCAGCCATCACTCAACCAATGTTGGCATTAGAAAAACTTATTGGTAATACGGGAGTGGGAATTGGTTCTAATAACTGGGTGATCTCAGGTAAACGCACGGCTACAGGTAAACCTATTTTGGCGAATGATCCCCATTTAGCTGTACAAATTCCTTCGATTTGGTATGAAGTAGGTTTGCACTGCAAAATCAAAAATGCCGAATGTCCCTACAACGTGACTGGTTTTTCCTTTGCGGGGATGTTGGGGGTGATTGTTGGACATAGCGATCGCGTTGCTTGGGGTGTGACAAATGTGCAATCCGATGTCATGGATCTATATATAGAGAAGATTAATCCCGATAACCCCAATCAATATCAAGTCAATGGCAAATGGGTAGAGATGCAACTGATTCCAGAGATAATTCAAGTTGCAGGCAGTCAACCAATTGTCCACACAGTACGCTACACCAGACACGGGCCGATTCTTTCGGATGTCTCACCCAATTTACAACAATTTTCTCAAAATCAATCTGCTAACATACCACAAAATTATGCTGTTGCTTTGCGGTGGACAGCTTTAGAACCTACAAGATTAGTTTACTCAATTCCTCAAATTAATCGCGCCCAAAATTGGCCAGAGTTTCGTCAAGCTGCTAGTAACTTTGATGTTCCTGCCCAAAACTTAGTTTATGCTGATGTTGATGGAAATATCGGTTATCAAATGCCTGGTAAGTTTCCGATTCGGGCGAAGGGAAATGGACGCTACCCTGTCCCCGGTTGGACGGACGAATATGAATGGCAAGGCTATATAAATTTTGAAAAATTACCCTATAGCTTCAATCCACCCCAAGGTTATATAGCAACTGCTAACAATTTAGTTGCTAGTGAATACCCTGATTTAATTACTACAGATTGGGTTTATGGCTATCGAGCCAAGCGGATTTTAGAGATGATTTCTCAGCATCATCAGCCGCTTTCTTTAGCCGATGTGCAGAAAATTCAAGGTGATAATCTCAATTTAAATGCCCAGAATATTGTGCCATTTATCCAAGCTATCTCTTTCAATATACCCCGGTTAAAAGCTGCTAATAAATTACTCAAAGATTGGGATTTACAGCTAGGAATGTCATCCCCGGCGGCGGCTTTATTTGAGGTCTTTTGGAAGCACTTGTTAGCAGATACCTTTCATGATCAATTACCTTTAGAATACTTGCCTGATGGGAGCGATCGCTGGTATGCTGTCATGCAAAATCTCATCCAACAACCTAATAGTATTTGGTGGGACAATCGCAATACCTCCCCAGTAGAAAACCGCGACAAAATTTTACAACAAGCTTTGATAGAAGCTGTAGATGAACTAGAAAGTATTCAAGGTAAAAATCCTCAAGCTTGGAACTGGGGTAAATTACACACTATTACGTTTCGTAACGCTACCTTGGGTAAATCTGGAGTTGCACCAATTGAGGCTTTATTCAATCGTGGTGCTTTTACGACATCTGGAAACGGGGAAACTGTCAATGCTAATCGTTGGCGAGCCAATAAATCCTTTGAAGTGACTGATATTCCTTCATTACGCATGATTGTAGATTTAGGAAATTTAGATAACTCACTGGCTATTCATACCCCTGGACAATCAGGCCATGCTTTCCATCAGCACTACGCTGACATGATTAATCCTTGGCGCAACATTAAATATCATCCCATGCTGTGGGAACAGAAGACAGTAGCAGCTAAGGCTAAAGCAACATTGAGATTAACACCAAAATGGGGCAAGTAA
- a CDS encoding proton extrusion protein PcxA → MKKWFLETPGRSILAAYQAALAIKNIEIEHFNGQKISRESVNYTENVMSYWQVCLKRNLTIIQFRLAEFRLSRSILNISDPALLEKLQFIDEVIDKYQFKDELLIADPRQTPANKPQPQSNRNNSQSISRKTGVIPRSINRTINRITKYFQPKSEENFLTDYRVSKNRTKITIRFLIILIIVPLLTHKLSKQLFIRPILDNVSSAKESLIFLNIEMEEDALQELKFFEDKLKFSSLIQQTPLLSTSLETEVKQKAIEIAAEFQNKSRDAISNLFADVTSLIAFALVITYSKREIAVVKDFMDHMVYGLSDSAKAFLIILFTDIFVGFHSPHGWEILLEGLADHFGMPASRNAIFLFIATFPVILNTIFKYWIFRYLSRLSPSALATLKEMDE, encoded by the coding sequence ATGAAAAAATGGTTTTTAGAAACGCCAGGAAGATCAATTTTAGCTGCGTATCAAGCGGCTCTGGCTATTAAAAACATTGAAATAGAACATTTTAACGGGCAGAAAATATCTCGTGAATCGGTGAATTATACTGAAAATGTCATGTCTTATTGGCAAGTATGCCTCAAGAGAAATTTAACTATTATTCAATTCAGGCTAGCAGAGTTTCGCTTGAGTCGTTCAATTCTCAACATTTCTGATCCTGCTTTATTAGAAAAACTTCAATTCATTGATGAAGTCATAGATAAGTATCAATTCAAGGATGAGTTACTGATAGCTGATCCTAGACAAACGCCAGCAAATAAACCTCAGCCTCAATCTAATCGCAACAATTCTCAGTCTATTTCTCGAAAGACGGGTGTGATACCTAGGTCTATTAATAGAACTATCAACAGAATCACCAAATATTTCCAACCCAAATCTGAAGAAAATTTCTTAACAGATTATCGTGTTTCTAAAAATCGTACAAAAATTACTATCAGATTCCTAATCATTTTAATTATTGTACCATTACTGACTCATAAGCTATCGAAACAATTGTTTATCAGACCTATTCTAGATAATGTCAGCAGTGCCAAAGAAAGTCTAATTTTCCTGAATATCGAAATGGAAGAAGACGCTTTACAAGAATTAAAGTTTTTTGAAGATAAGTTGAAGTTTTCTAGCCTGATTCAGCAAACACCATTACTAAGTACAAGCTTAGAAACTGAGGTTAAACAAAAAGCTATAGAAATAGCAGCCGAGTTTCAAAATAAAAGTAGAGACGCTATTAGTAATTTGTTTGCTGATGTAACCTCACTCATCGCATTTGCTTTAGTGATTACTTATAGTAAACGCGAAATTGCAGTTGTGAAAGACTTTATGGATCATATGGTCTATGGTTTGAGTGATAGCGCCAAGGCTTTCTTAATTATTTTATTTACCGATATATTTGTAGGGTTTCACTCACCACATGGATGGGAAATTCTTCTCGAAGGATTAGCAGATCATTTTGGTATGCCAGCTAGTAGAAATGCCATATTTTTATTTATTGCTACATTTCCTGTGATTCTCAATACAATATTCAAGTATTGGATTTTCCGCTATCTCAGTCGATTATCTCCTTCAGCACTCGCTACATTAAAAGAAATGGATGAGTAA
- a CDS encoding tetratricopeptide repeat protein, which produces MKISLCMIVKNEADALPKCLSSVQNVVDEMVVVDTGSIDRTPEIAQEFGARVHYFPWCNDFSAARNAALKYVTGDWVLVLDADETLTSAIIPPLKEAIACDDYLLINLLRHEIDAEQSPYSLVSRLFRNHPDIRFDRPYHALIDDSVSAVIKKDPHWEIGYLPGVAILHSGYQKRAIAQNDKYAKAQATMEGFLATHPHDPYVCSKLGALYVEIGKLNQGIELLKRGITACQENYEVLYELHYHLGIAYNRLNNPQQAISHYQNAIKLPIYPMLKLGAYNNLGNLLKAVGDINGAKKAYETALKIDPNFAIGYYNLGMIFKAVGMFTDAIACYQKAIRLQPKYAEAYQNLGVVQLKVGNVQASVTAFKNAILLHEQNNPQEANRLRQGLREMGLM; this is translated from the coding sequence ATGAAAATCAGCCTGTGTATGATTGTGAAAAACGAAGCAGACGCATTACCTAAATGCCTGAGCAGTGTGCAGAATGTGGTAGATGAAATGGTAGTGGTGGATACAGGTTCTATCGATCGCACGCCGGAAATTGCCCAAGAATTTGGCGCTAGAGTGCATTATTTCCCCTGGTGCAATGATTTTAGTGCAGCTCGCAACGCTGCTTTAAAATATGTGACTGGTGATTGGGTTTTAGTATTAGATGCAGATGAGACTCTGACATCAGCGATTATACCACCGTTAAAAGAGGCGATCGCCTGTGATGATTACCTGCTCATTAACCTGTTGCGTCACGAAATCGATGCCGAACAATCTCCCTATTCTCTGGTGTCTCGTCTATTTCGCAACCATCCCGATATTCGGTTTGACCGTCCCTATCATGCCTTAATTGATGATAGTGTCTCAGCCGTGATCAAAAAAGACCCCCATTGGGAAATCGGCTATTTACCAGGGGTAGCGATTCTGCACTCAGGTTATCAAAAAAGGGCGATCGCCCAAAATGACAAATACGCTAAAGCCCAAGCCACAATGGAAGGTTTTTTGGCAACTCACCCCCATGATCCTTATGTGTGCAGTAAGTTAGGGGCTTTGTATGTGGAAATCGGGAAATTGAACCAAGGTATAGAGTTATTAAAACGGGGTATTACCGCTTGCCAGGAAAACTACGAAGTTTTATACGAACTCCACTATCATTTAGGTATTGCCTACAATCGCTTAAACAATCCTCAACAGGCCATTTCCCATTACCAAAATGCGATTAAGTTACCCATTTACCCCATGCTGAAATTAGGCGCATACAACAATCTGGGGAACTTACTCAAAGCCGTCGGAGATATCAACGGGGCGAAAAAAGCTTACGAAACAGCCTTGAAAATTGACCCCAACTTTGCCATCGGATATTACAATTTGGGGATGATCTTCAAGGCTGTGGGGATGTTTACAGATGCGATCGCCTGCTATCAAAAAGCAATTCGCTTACAACCCAAATATGCAGAAGCTTATCAAAATTTAGGGGTGGTACAGCTAAAAGTTGGTAATGTGCAAGCTAGTGTCACCGCTTTTAAAAATGCCATTCTCCTCCACGAACAAAACAACCCCCAAGAAGCCAATCGACTCCGCCAGGGGTTGCGGGAAATGGGATTGATGTGA
- a CDS encoding pyridoxal phosphate-dependent aminotransferase, which produces MKLAARVSQVTPSLTLAIAAKAKAMKAEGIDVCSFSAGEPDFDTPAHIKAAAAQALESGKTKYGPAAGEPKLREAIARKLQSDNGLDYKAENVIVTNGGKHSLYNLMVALIDPGDEVIIPAPYWLSYPEMVTLVGGKPVIIQTDASTGYKITPEQLRAAITPKTKLFVLNSPSNPTGMVYTPEEIKALAQVVVDADIYVVSDEIYEKILYDGAQHISIGSLGKEIFERTLISNGFAKAYSMTGWRLGYLAGPVDIIKAASTIQGHSTSNVCTFAQYGAIAALESSQDCVEEMRQAFAQRRQVMLDRLNAIPGLSCPKPDGAFYLFPDISKTGLKSLEFCDALIEAHQVAVIPGIAFGADNNIRLSYATDLATIEKGMDRLEKFVRSRI; this is translated from the coding sequence ATGAAGCTGGCAGCAAGAGTAAGTCAGGTAACACCTTCACTAACCTTAGCGATCGCCGCGAAAGCTAAGGCGATGAAGGCAGAGGGTATAGACGTTTGTAGTTTTAGTGCTGGTGAACCGGATTTTGACACCCCAGCGCATATCAAAGCAGCAGCAGCCCAGGCTTTGGAGTCAGGCAAAACCAAATATGGTCCAGCCGCCGGTGAACCAAAGTTACGGGAGGCGATCGCCCGCAAGCTGCAATCTGATAATGGTCTAGATTATAAGGCAGAGAATGTCATTGTCACCAATGGCGGTAAACATTCTCTGTACAACTTAATGGTGGCATTGATTGACCCCGGTGATGAGGTAATTATCCCGGCTCCTTACTGGCTGAGTTACCCGGAAATGGTAACTTTGGTAGGTGGGAAACCAGTAATTATCCAGACAGATGCTTCCACAGGTTATAAAATCACACCAGAGCAACTGCGAGCAGCTATTACCCCCAAAACTAAGCTATTTGTCCTCAATTCACCATCTAACCCTACAGGGATGGTATACACGCCAGAGGAAATCAAAGCTTTGGCACAGGTAGTAGTTGATGCAGATATCTATGTGGTATCTGATGAGATTTACGAAAAAATTCTCTACGATGGCGCACAACATATCAGCATCGGTTCCCTAGGCAAGGAAATTTTTGAGCGCACCTTAATCAGTAATGGCTTTGCGAAAGCTTACTCCATGACTGGCTGGCGACTGGGTTATTTAGCTGGGCCTGTAGACATTATTAAAGCCGCCAGTACCATCCAAGGACATAGTACATCTAATGTGTGTACCTTTGCTCAATATGGAGCGATCGCAGCGTTGGAAAGTTCCCAAGACTGTGTGGAAGAAATGCGTCAAGCTTTCGCACAACGGCGACAGGTAATGTTAGATCGTCTCAACGCCATCCCTGGCTTGAGTTGTCCTAAACCCGACGGTGCATTTTATCTGTTCCCCGACATCAGCAAAACAGGCTTGAAATCCCTAGAATTTTGTGATGCCTTGATTGAAGCCCATCAAGTAGCCGTAATTCCAGGTATTGCTTTCGGTGCTGATAATAATATCCGCCTTTCCTACGCTACCGATTTAGCCACCATCGAAAAAGGTATGGATAGATTAGAAAAGTTTGTGCGTAGCCGTATTTAA
- a CDS encoding class I fructose-bisphosphate aldolase: protein MTTILLEANSIESLLGNEAENLLTYKAKVSKDLLHLPGPDFIDRVWLNSDRNPQVLRNLQQLYSTGRLAYTGYLSILPVDQGIEHSAGASFAPNPIYFDPENIIRLAIAGGCNAVATTLGVLGSVSRKYAHKIPFIAKINHNELLTFPNQFDQVLFADVEQAWNLGAVAVGATIYFGSEQSTRQIQEISQAFKYAHELGMVTILWCYLRNNAFKQDKDYHVAADLTGQANHLGVTIEADIIKQKLPENNHGYEAVAKATGQSYGKINERIYTDLTTDHPIDLTRYQVLNCYCGRAGLINSGGASGKNDFAEAVRTAVINKRAGGTGLISGRKTFQKPFDEGVKLFHAIQDVYLSPDVTIA from the coding sequence ATGACTACAATTCTCTTAGAAGCTAATTCTATCGAGTCATTGTTAGGGAACGAAGCTGAAAACTTACTCACATACAAAGCCAAAGTCTCTAAAGATTTACTGCATTTACCGGGGCCTGACTTTATAGATAGAGTTTGGTTGAATAGCGATCGCAATCCCCAAGTATTGCGTAATCTCCAGCAACTTTATTCTACAGGTCGCTTGGCATATACTGGTTATCTCTCAATTCTGCCAGTAGATCAAGGTATTGAACACTCAGCCGGTGCGTCATTTGCACCCAACCCGATTTACTTTGATCCAGAAAATATTATCAGACTAGCGATCGCAGGAGGTTGTAATGCTGTAGCTACTACTTTAGGAGTATTAGGTAGTGTCTCGCGGAAATACGCCCACAAAATTCCCTTTATTGCCAAAATCAACCATAATGAACTGTTAACTTTTCCCAATCAATTTGACCAAGTATTGTTTGCTGATGTGGAACAAGCTTGGAATTTAGGGGCAGTAGCAGTAGGCGCAACCATTTATTTTGGTTCAGAACAATCTACTAGACAAATTCAAGAAATCAGCCAAGCTTTTAAATATGCCCATGAATTGGGGATGGTGACAATTCTTTGGTGTTATTTACGAAATAATGCTTTTAAACAAGATAAAGATTATCACGTTGCAGCAGACCTCACCGGACAGGCAAATCATTTAGGTGTGACAATCGAAGCCGACATTATTAAACAAAAACTCCCAGAAAATAATCATGGTTACGAAGCAGTAGCTAAAGCCACAGGTCAAAGTTACGGCAAAATTAATGAACGGATATATACAGACTTAACAACTGACCATCCCATTGATTTAACCCGTTATCAAGTATTAAATTGCTACTGTGGACGTGCAGGTTTAATTAATTCTGGTGGCGCGTCTGGGAAGAATGATTTTGCCGAAGCAGTACGTACTGCCGTCATTAATAAACGTGCTGGAGGTACAGGTTTAATTTCGGGTAGAAAGACTTTCCAAAAACCCTTTGATGAAGGGGTGAAATTGTTTCACGCTATTCAGGATGTTTATTTGTCTCCAGATGTCACAATAGCTTAA
- a CDS encoding DUF2267 domain-containing protein translates to MTMTGLDVFDTTVQNTIPWVNELCSNLGWDNKHKVFQGLRATLHALRDRLTIEEAAHLGAQLPILLAGFYYENWRPGATPVKDRTKEVFLQHIRDYLRTSDPDIDAETVVRAVFKLLAKRVTKGEIADVINMMPPALRELWPEEVRA, encoded by the coding sequence ATGACTATGACAGGATTAGATGTTTTTGATACAACTGTGCAGAATACTATTCCTTGGGTGAATGAATTATGTAGTAACTTGGGATGGGACAACAAACACAAAGTTTTTCAAGGGTTGCGTGCCACCTTGCACGCTTTGCGCGATCGCCTGACAATAGAAGAAGCTGCTCATTTAGGCGCACAGTTACCCATTTTGCTAGCGGGATTCTATTACGAAAACTGGCGACCTGGGGCAACTCCCGTTAAAGATAGAACGAAGGAAGTCTTTCTCCAACATATCCGTGATTATCTTCGCACCTCAGACCCCGATATTGATGCTGAAACCGTGGTTCGTGCTGTCTTTAAACTCTTGGCTAAACGGGTGACTAAAGGCGAAATTGCAGACGTAATCAATATGATGCCACCAGCATTGCGAGAACTTTGGCCTGAAGAAGTACGTGCTTAA
- a CDS encoding CYTH domain-containing protein — MAKEIERKFLVKKDSWRQLGEGSLYRQGYIPAHGATVRVRIAGNQGYLTIKSPTINYSRSEFEYRIPLADAQEMLDTLCVRPLIEKTRYKINYSGLVWEVDEFAGANQGLILAEVELTDEAQQIQLPDWIGEEVSGDLRYYNSYLVKHPYSQW, encoded by the coding sequence ATGGCAAAAGAAATTGAACGCAAATTTTTAGTCAAAAAAGATAGTTGGCGACAACTAGGTGAAGGTAGTTTATATCGTCAAGGATATATTCCTGCACATGGCGCTACTGTACGTGTTCGTATAGCAGGAAATCAAGGTTATTTAACAATTAAAAGCCCCACTATTAACTATTCTCGCTCTGAGTTTGAGTATCGTATTCCTCTAGCAGATGCTCAAGAAATGCTAGATACATTATGTGTTCGTCCTTTAATTGAAAAAACTAGATATAAAATTAATTATTCTGGCTTAGTGTGGGAAGTGGACGAATTTGCCGGAGCTAATCAAGGATTGATATTAGCAGAAGTTGAACTAACTGATGAAGCACAACAGATTCAATTGCCAGATTGGATTGGAGAAGAAGTTTCTGGCGATCTTAGGTATTATAATAGCTATCTAGTTAAACATCCCTATTCTCAATGGTAA
- a CDS encoding sterol desaturase family protein: MLEAIAVAWLLLFFGDFLSTFVYHVPEHVFGSLHLKTHHSWKKDFRHYAILTWNFQVLLDGILGALPYLLVAVVLWYFSAIGVIFGLLLGQFHVWWRHISVLGWQTPKFVNFCCQILFITTPERHWLHHQKTNLGFGDIFTFFEQPAQIWLRWLRLLRLHMRYSRI, encoded by the coding sequence ATGCTTGAGGCTATCGCTGTTGCTTGGCTATTATTGTTTTTCGGTGATTTTTTATCGACATTTGTTTATCATGTACCTGAACACGTTTTTGGTAGCCTACATCTGAAAACACATCACTCATGGAAGAAAGATTTTCGTCACTATGCAATTTTGACATGGAACTTTCAGGTGCTGTTAGATGGAATTTTGGGAGCTTTACCTTATCTATTAGTAGCTGTAGTTTTGTGGTATTTCTCTGCCATAGGTGTTATCTTCGGTTTATTATTGGGTCAATTTCATGTGTGGTGGAGACATATAAGTGTCTTAGGGTGGCAAACTCCAAAATTCGTCAACTTTTGCTGCCAAATTCTATTTATTACTACTCCTGAAAGACATTGGTTACATCACCAAAAAACAAATCTAGGTTTTGGTGATATTTTCACATTTTTTGAACAACCTGCACAAATTTGGTTACGCTGGCTGAGACTGCTAAGGTTACATATGCGTTATTCACGTATTTAA